One segment of Campylobacter concisus DNA contains the following:
- a CDS encoding iron-containing alcohol dehydrogenase codes for MQNFSFLNPTKIEFGKDKEQNIGRYMKEFGVKKTLIIYGSDRIIKNGLFDIAAKSLSANGIEFCKIGGVKSNPVLSKVNEAINLAKKQGVDSVLAIGGGSVLDSAKAVAAGVKYNGDVWDFFTGKDPSEALMIFDIMTLAATGSEMNGGSVVTNEATKQKFAMHGVCLYPKVSVVNPLLQASVSKEYLVYSASDIIAHSIEGYFTASIQPEIINLYIEANIKTVMKTTEILLKEPENYDARGEFAWAATMALNGLTYVGTAGYSYPNHMIEHAIGAVVDCAHGAGLSVVMPAWMKWYKSRNLEAFKRFGKEIFGVDDADAGIEKLKEWFSKIGTPTSLIEIGVDETNLDEIIALVYDYAKGRGLEQIYTKEAISEIFALAR; via the coding sequence ATGCAAAATTTTAGCTTTTTAAACCCTACAAAAATAGAATTTGGCAAAGATAAAGAGCAAAATATCGGCAGATATATGAAAGAATTTGGCGTTAAAAAGACGCTTATCATCTATGGCAGCGATAGGATCATAAAAAATGGTCTTTTTGATATCGCAGCAAAGAGCCTAAGTGCAAATGGCATTGAGTTTTGCAAGATAGGCGGCGTGAAGTCAAATCCAGTGCTAAGCAAGGTAAATGAGGCTATAAATTTAGCTAAAAAGCAAGGTGTCGATAGCGTTCTAGCCATAGGCGGCGGCTCGGTGCTTGATAGCGCCAAGGCGGTGGCTGCTGGAGTTAAATATAACGGCGACGTTTGGGACTTTTTTACCGGTAAAGATCCAAGTGAAGCGCTTATGATATTTGACATCATGACGCTTGCTGCAACTGGCTCAGAGATGAACGGCGGCTCAGTCGTCACAAACGAAGCCACGAAACAGAAATTTGCTATGCACGGAGTATGTCTTTACCCAAAAGTCTCAGTGGTAAACCCGCTGCTTCAAGCAAGCGTTAGCAAGGAGTACTTGGTCTATTCAGCCTCAGATATCATCGCTCACAGCATCGAGGGCTACTTTACGGCGAGCATTCAGCCTGAGATCATAAATTTATACATCGAAGCAAACATAAAAACCGTTATGAAGACGACTGAAATTTTACTAAAAGAGCCAGAAAACTATGACGCTAGAGGTGAGTTTGCTTGGGCTGCGACGATGGCGCTAAATGGCTTAACTTACGTTGGCACAGCTGGCTACTCTTATCCAAATCACATGATCGAGCACGCCATAGGAGCGGTGGTTGATTGCGCTCATGGAGCTGGGCTAAGTGTAGTTATGCCAGCTTGGATGAAGTGGTATAAGAGTAGAAATTTAGAGGCATTTAAACGCTTTGGCAAAGAAATTTTTGGCGTGGATGACGCAGACGCAGGCATAGAGAAATTAAAAGAGTGGTTTAGTAAGATTGGCACACCTACGAGCCTTATCGAAATCGGAGTCGATGAGACAAATTTAGACGAGATCATAGCGCTAGTTTATGACTACGCTAAGGGCAGGGGCTTGGAGCAAATTTATACAAAAGAGGCAATAAGTGAGATTTTTGCCTTAGCGAGATAG
- a CDS encoding anaerobic ribonucleoside-triphosphate reductase activating protein: MHKVFSITPFTTLDYPDKVAAVVWFAGCNMRCVYCYNIEVVNSNGNIEMDEVCNFLDRRIGKLNGIVFSGGECTANPLFLKLAKEVKSRNFCLKVDTNGSHIEILKEAIGEGLIDYIALDFKAPKEKFAGVTGSNLYEKFISTLKYLLEINFDFEVRTTMHADFLDEADISLMSEILYDLGYKGNYYLQKFLSTGENFGNLVDAKSSFDPKKIISKLPIKLRNF, encoded by the coding sequence TTGCATAAAGTCTTTAGTATAACGCCATTTACTACGCTTGATTATCCAGACAAAGTGGCTGCGGTAGTTTGGTTTGCAGGCTGTAATATGCGATGCGTGTATTGCTACAATATAGAAGTTGTAAATTCAAATGGCAATATAGAAATGGATGAGGTTTGTAACTTTTTAGACCGCCGCATAGGCAAGCTAAATGGTATCGTCTTTAGCGGTGGCGAATGCACGGCAAATCCTTTGTTTTTAAAACTTGCAAAAGAGGTTAAGTCAAGAAATTTTTGCCTAAAGGTCGATACAAACGGCTCTCATATTGAGATTTTAAAAGAGGCGATAGGTGAAGGGCTGATTGACTATATCGCACTTGATTTTAAAGCACCAAAAGAGAAATTTGCAGGCGTAACTGGCTCAAATTTATATGAAAAATTTATTAGCACGCTAAAATATCTGCTTGAGATAAATTTTGATTTTGAAGTAAGAACAACCATGCATGCAGATTTTTTAGATGAAGCAGATATTTCTTTGATGTCTGAAATTCTTTATGACCTTGGATATAAAGGCAATTATTATTTGCAAAAATTCCTTAGCACAGGTGAAAATTTTGGAAATTTAGTTGATGCTAAAAGTAGCTTTGATCCGAAAAAAATCATCTCGAAACTTCCTATCAAACTAAGAAATTTTTAA
- a CDS encoding ribonucleoside-diphosphate reductase subunit alpha produces the protein MKVIKRNGRTEELDISKIKKYTNEAVLGLSNVSLSELEVDAKIQFRDMITTEEIQQTLIKTAVDKIDIDRPNWTFVAARLFLYDLYHKVSGFNGYNHLKDYLVKGEKVGRIIPGLKEKYDLEDLNAYIKPERDLQFAYLGIKTLYDRYLIKDKNGMPIELPQHMFMAIAMFLAQNELDSQGWAKKFYDLISKFEVMLATPTLSNARTTRHQLSSCYVGSTPDNIEGIFDSYKEMALLSKFGGGIGWDWSKVRAMGGSIDGHKNAAGGIIPFLKVTNDIAVAVDQLGTRKGAIAVYIEPWHMDVSDFLDLRKNSGEERRRAHELFPALWINDLFMKRVKENGRWSLFDPAQVSDLCDLYGEEFEKRYLEYENDENIQKNTILAKELWKKILTSYFETGMPFLCFKDNANKANPNDHEGIIRSSNLCTEIFQNTAPNYYKIKITYEDGGEELFDEEEDVTVDSGITKKAKKLSALDSLKGKQIFIVEKESIEGKTAVCNLASINLSKINSKEDIERVVPIAIRMLDNVIDLNFYPHKKVKHTNLASRSIGLGVMGEAQMLAEKNVKWGSYEHLALIDSIMENISYNAIYASSNLAVEKGIYPKFEGSKWSKGIMPIDTANENAKALLNDKGGLFDENVCDWDKLREKVKRDGMRNGYLMAIAPTSSISILVGTTQTIEPVYKRKWFEHNLSGMIPNVVPNLSPDTWQFYTPAYELDQRILIKAGAIRQKWIDQGQSLNIFMSLDKASGGYLSEIYTLAWELGLKSTYYLRSESPDSEKLNDVADRSIECEGCQ, from the coding sequence TTGAAAGTTATAAAACGTAATGGCAGAACAGAAGAGCTTGATATAAGTAAGATCAAAAAATACACAAACGAAGCAGTTCTTGGACTAAGCAACGTAAGCCTTAGCGAGCTTGAAGTAGACGCGAAAATCCAGTTTAGAGATATGATCACGACTGAGGAAATTCAGCAGACTCTTATAAAAACAGCAGTCGATAAGATCGACATCGACCGCCCAAACTGGACATTTGTTGCTGCAAGGCTATTTTTATACGATCTTTATCACAAAGTATCTGGCTTTAACGGCTACAATCACTTAAAAGATTATCTAGTAAAAGGTGAAAAAGTAGGCCGTATCATCCCTGGACTAAAAGAGAAGTACGATCTTGAGGATCTAAACGCTTATATCAAGCCTGAGCGTGACCTTCAGTTTGCATACCTTGGTATCAAAACGCTTTATGACCGCTATCTCATCAAAGATAAAAATGGCATGCCAATCGAACTACCACAGCATATGTTTATGGCAATTGCGATGTTTCTTGCGCAAAACGAGCTAGACAGTCAAGGCTGGGCTAAGAAATTTTACGACCTCATCTCTAAATTTGAAGTGATGCTCGCTACTCCGACGCTCTCAAATGCAAGGACTACACGCCACCAGCTAAGCAGCTGTTATGTAGGCAGTACGCCCGATAATATTGAGGGAATTTTTGATAGCTACAAAGAGATGGCATTACTTTCAAAATTCGGTGGCGGTATCGGCTGGGACTGGAGCAAGGTGCGTGCGATGGGCGGTAGCATCGATGGACACAAAAACGCAGCTGGCGGTATCATACCATTTTTGAAAGTGACAAATGACATCGCAGTAGCGGTCGATCAGCTAGGCACTAGAAAGGGCGCGATAGCCGTTTACATCGAGCCTTGGCATATGGACGTGAGCGATTTTCTCGATCTTCGTAAAAACTCAGGCGAGGAGAGACGCCGTGCACACGAGCTTTTTCCTGCACTTTGGATAAACGACCTATTTATGAAGCGTGTCAAAGAAAATGGCCGCTGGAGTCTTTTTGACCCAGCTCAAGTAAGTGATCTTTGCGACCTTTACGGCGAGGAGTTTGAGAAGAGATACTTGGAGTATGAAAACGACGAAAATATCCAGAAAAATACCATCCTTGCAAAAGAGCTTTGGAAGAAAATTTTAACTAGCTATTTTGAAACTGGCATGCCATTTTTATGCTTTAAAGACAATGCCAACAAAGCAAATCCAAACGACCACGAGGGCATCATCAGAAGCTCAAATTTATGCACCGAGATTTTCCAAAACACAGCGCCAAACTACTATAAGATTAAGATCACTTATGAAGACGGCGGTGAGGAGCTATTTGATGAAGAAGAAGACGTTACTGTAGATAGCGGCATAACTAAAAAAGCCAAAAAGCTTAGCGCGCTTGATAGCCTAAAAGGCAAGCAAATTTTCATCGTAGAAAAAGAGAGCATCGAGGGCAAAACGGCAGTTTGCAACCTTGCAAGTATAAATTTAAGCAAGATAAACAGCAAAGAGGACATCGAGCGTGTCGTGCCGATAGCTATCAGGATGCTTGATAACGTTATAGATCTAAATTTCTACCCGCACAAAAAGGTAAAACACACAAACCTAGCTTCTCGCTCGATCGGCCTTGGCGTCATGGGCGAAGCGCAAATGCTAGCTGAGAAGAACGTAAAATGGGGCAGCTATGAGCATTTGGCGCTGATTGATAGCATAATGGAAAACATAAGCTACAACGCGATCTACGCTAGCTCAAATTTAGCCGTAGAAAAGGGCATCTATCCAAAATTTGAAGGCTCAAAATGGAGCAAAGGCATCATGCCGATAGACACCGCGAACGAGAACGCAAAGGCGCTTTTAAACGATAAAGGCGGGCTATTTGACGAAAATGTCTGCGACTGGGACAAGCTAAGAGAAAAGGTCAAGCGCGACGGCATGAGAAATGGCTACCTAATGGCGATCGCTCCAACTAGCTCGATCTCAATCCTTGTTGGCACTACTCAGACCATCGAGCCAGTCTATAAACGCAAGTGGTTTGAGCACAACCTAAGCGGTATGATCCCAAATGTCGTGCCAAATTTAAGCCCTGATACGTGGCAGTTTTACACGCCAGCTTACGAGCTTGATCAAAGAATTCTTATAAAAGCAGGCGCGATCCGCCAAAAGTGGATCGACCAAGGTCAAAGTCTAAATATTTTCATGAGCTTAGACAAAGCAAGCGGCGGATATCTAAGTGAAATTTACACGCTTGCATGGGAGCTTGGACTAAAATCAACTTATTATCTACGCTCTGAGTCACCAGACAGCGAAAAGCTAAATGACGTGGCTGACCGTTCGATCGAGTGTGAAGGATGTCAGTAG
- the purB gene encoding adenylosuccinate lyase: MVERYSRKEMAEKWSIQAKYDAWLKVEKAAVKAWNKLGFISDSDCEKICKNAKFEVARIDEIEKTTKHDVIAFLTSVSESLGEESRFVHYGMTSSDCIDTAVALQMKESLELIISDVEEFMQAVKNRANEHKHTLMVGRSHGIHGEPITFGLVLAIWYDEIARALKLIKDAKDTISYGKLSGAMGNLAHAPMEFEELTCEELGLKAAPASNQVIQRDRYAHVVSAMAILASTCEKIAVAIRHYQRTEVYEAEEYFSPGQKGSSAMPHKRNPVLSENITGLCRVLRSYVTPSLENVALWHERDISHSSVERFILPDMFITADFMLVRIKNLIANLVVYPENMMKNLNLTGGLVFSQRVLLQLPQRGISREDAYKIVQRNAMKVWADLQEGKKAIDEQGHSLFLQNLLNDEDLTKSLSKDEIKECFDYNYYTKNVDRIFARVFGK, from the coding sequence ATGGTCGAAAGATACTCACGCAAAGAGATGGCTGAAAAGTGGAGCATACAAGCAAAATACGACGCTTGGCTCAAGGTAGAAAAAGCTGCCGTTAAAGCTTGGAATAAGCTTGGCTTTATAAGCGACAGCGACTGCGAGAAAATTTGCAAAAACGCTAAATTTGAAGTGGCTCGCATCGACGAGATAGAAAAGACGACAAAGCACGACGTCATCGCATTTTTAACAAGCGTCAGCGAGAGCCTTGGCGAGGAGAGCAGGTTTGTGCACTACGGCATGACCTCAAGCGACTGCATCGACACAGCCGTCGCACTTCAGATGAAAGAGAGCTTAGAGCTCATCATCAGCGACGTAGAGGAGTTCATGCAGGCGGTCAAAAACAGAGCAAATGAGCACAAGCACACGCTCATGGTTGGCAGAAGCCACGGCATCCATGGCGAACCGATAACTTTTGGCCTTGTACTTGCCATCTGGTACGACGAGATCGCAAGGGCGCTTAAGCTCATCAAAGACGCAAAAGATACGATCAGCTACGGCAAACTCTCAGGCGCTATGGGAAATTTAGCCCACGCTCCTATGGAATTTGAAGAGCTAACTTGCGAGGAGCTAGGTTTAAAAGCTGCCCCAGCCTCTAATCAAGTGATCCAGCGCGACCGCTACGCCCACGTGGTGAGTGCTATGGCTATCTTGGCTTCTACTTGCGAGAAGATCGCAGTTGCCATTAGGCACTACCAAAGGACAGAAGTTTATGAGGCGGAGGAGTACTTTAGCCCAGGGCAAAAGGGCTCAAGCGCGATGCCACACAAACGCAATCCAGTCCTTAGCGAAAATATCACCGGCCTTTGCAGGGTGCTACGCTCATACGTCACGCCTTCTCTTGAAAACGTCGCACTTTGGCACGAGCGCGACATCAGCCACAGCTCGGTTGAGAGATTTATCCTGCCAGATATGTTTATCACGGCTGATTTTATGCTGGTTCGTATCAAAAATTTGATAGCAAATTTAGTCGTATACCCAGAAAATATGATGAAAAATTTAAATTTAACAGGCGGCCTAGTCTTTTCACAGCGCGTGCTTTTACAGCTACCACAGCGTGGAATTTCTAGAGAGGACGCCTATAAGATCGTTCAGCGCAATGCTATGAAGGTCTGGGCAGACTTGCAAGAGGGCAAAAAAGCGATCGACGAGCAAGGCCACAGCCTGTTTTTACAAAATTTACTAAACGATGAGGACCTAACTAAGAGCCTTAGCAAAGATGAGATCAAAGAGTGCTTTGACTACAACTACTACACTAAAAACGTAGATAGAATTTTCGCCAGAGTTTTTGGCAAGTAA
- a CDS encoding pseudouridine synthase family protein has translation MPYVNKFIVTADHQKAYEILLQNGFNMSQTQRLIDKGRLICGGSVVSEKNAILCGDIFLIDYEAEPKGLKPIFECESFAVFDKPSGMLSHPNGRHCEYSLNDEIYTLFGRDASVAHRLDFETSGVIVVGKDRNSTIKLKKIFENREVFKSYVAMVQGKIEREFTIDAKMNLANNYDDVKMRMQICENGKSAVTKILPIRYFDDIDTTLLRAIPLTGRQHQIRLHLFHVKHKILGEPLYGLSRLQIEKILDKEMSERERINLTGAKRLLLHSDEISFKFDDIFYKIKSKFDAENEFYKFAKEANN, from the coding sequence TTGCCCTACGTAAATAAATTTATCGTCACTGCAGATCACCAAAAAGCTTACGAAATTTTACTGCAAAATGGCTTTAACATGAGCCAAACCCAGCGCCTCATAGATAAAGGTAGGCTGATATGTGGCGGTAGTGTCGTGAGTGAGAAAAATGCCATTTTGTGTGGCGATATTTTTTTGATCGACTATGAGGCGGAGCCAAAGGGACTTAAGCCGATCTTTGAGTGTGAGAGCTTTGCGGTATTTGACAAGCCAAGTGGCATGCTGAGCCATCCAAATGGTAGACACTGCGAATACTCGCTAAATGATGAAATTTATACGCTTTTTGGACGAGATGCGAGCGTGGCACATAGGCTTGATTTTGAGACGAGCGGCGTGATAGTCGTGGGCAAAGATAGAAATTCTACGATTAAACTAAAGAAAATTTTTGAAAATAGAGAGGTTTTTAAAAGCTACGTTGCGATGGTACAAGGTAAGATCGAGCGAGAATTTACGATCGATGCCAAAATGAATCTAGCAAATAACTACGACGATGTGAAAATGCGGATGCAAATTTGTGAAAATGGCAAGAGTGCTGTGACTAAAATTTTGCCGATCAGATATTTTGACGATATCGATACGACTTTACTTCGGGCTATTCCTCTCACTGGCAGGCAGCATCAAATTCGCTTACATTTGTTTCATGTGAAACACAAGATACTTGGTGAACCACTTTATGGTTTGTCACGCCTGCAGATAGAGAAAATTTTAGATAAAGAGATGAGCGAGCGTGAACGGATAAATTTAACTGGAGCAAAAAGGCTCTTGCTTCACTCGGACGAAATTTCATTTAAATTTGATGATATTTTTTACAAGATAAAGAGTAAATTTGACGCCGAAAATGAGTTTTATAAATTTGCAAAAGAAGCAAATAATTAA
- the rlmN gene encoding 23S rRNA (adenine(2503)-C(2))-methyltransferase RlmN: protein MINLLDLSIDELKELVSPPFRATQIYEWIYKKNATDFSQMLNLPKDMRQDLAEKFYIDPLKCVKFEQSSDGSIKYLLELKDGLKIESVLLPMKEEISDENGKVSRHARYTVCVSSQVGCKMGCAFCLTAKGGLVRNLTAGEIVGQILWIKRENNIPYERRINVVYMGMGEPLDNLTNVSKAIKILALNEGLAISPRRQTISTSGLGSQIKKLGEMDLGVLLAISLHAVTNELRSRLMPINKAYNIEAVMDAVRGFPIDMRKRVMFEYLVIKDLNDSVSDAKKLVKLLHGIKAKVNLIYFNPHEGSEFGRPELTSMLKFQEYLRDHGVTCTIRQSKGLDISAACGQLKQRNENPKFRANVSDKSAVKAEEKPTNDKTNVSKK, encoded by the coding sequence GTGATAAATTTGCTTGATCTTAGTATCGATGAGCTAAAAGAGTTAGTTTCTCCACCATTTAGAGCAACACAAATCTACGAGTGGATATATAAGAAAAATGCAACCGATTTTAGCCAAATGCTAAATTTGCCTAAAGATATGCGTCAAGATCTGGCTGAAAAATTTTATATCGATCCTTTAAAATGTGTAAAATTTGAGCAAAGTAGCGACGGCTCTATCAAGTATCTTCTTGAGCTAAAAGATGGGCTAAAGATAGAGAGTGTTTTGCTGCCGATGAAAGAGGAGATTAGTGATGAGAATGGAAAGGTCAGTCGCCATGCTCGTTATACGGTTTGTGTTAGTTCACAGGTTGGCTGTAAAATGGGATGTGCTTTTTGTCTAACAGCAAAAGGCGGGCTTGTCAGAAATTTGACTGCAGGCGAGATCGTAGGGCAAATTTTATGGATAAAAAGAGAGAATAACATACCATACGAGAGGCGTATAAATGTCGTTTATATGGGTATGGGTGAGCCACTTGATAATCTTACTAATGTTAGTAAAGCTATCAAAATTTTAGCTCTTAACGAGGGTCTAGCCATATCGCCACGTCGTCAAACCATTTCAACTAGTGGCCTTGGTAGCCAGATAAAAAAGCTTGGTGAGATGGATCTTGGTGTGTTATTGGCCATATCGCTTCATGCTGTTACTAATGAGCTTAGAAGCCGCCTAATGCCGATAAATAAGGCATATAACATCGAGGCTGTTATGGATGCTGTTAGGGGATTTCCTATCGATATGCGAAAGCGTGTAATGTTTGAATACCTTGTTATCAAGGATTTAAACGATAGCGTGAGCGATGCTAAAAAGTTAGTAAAATTACTTCATGGCATAAAAGCGAAGGTAAATCTTATATATTTTAACCCGCATGAAGGTAGTGAATTTGGACGGCCTGAGCTTACCAGTATGCTAAAATTTCAAGAATATCTAAGAGATCATGGTGTCACTTGCACGATCAGACAGAGCAAAGGGCTTGATATAAGTGCAGCTTGCGGACAGCTAAAACAGCGAAATGAAAATCCTAAATTTAGAGCTAACGTTAGCGATAAGAGTGCAGTTAAAGCAGAAGAAAAACCAACTAACGATAAAACTAACGTGAGTAAAAAATGA
- a CDS encoding purine-nucleoside phosphorylase has translation MLVISAGKNEIFDFALPMGVGLVDMAINLTKFLQKRSCVGADEKSINLKNIDPHYLAKIEAKFANSSNPELQNLSQNLSKNPERNLYQMPEKIVFVGSAGLYKDGEILQIYESSVGANIEISSVENRSYSPIECEISSIVSRGTIKINSSNFITTDKNLAHKMFEKGYFLENMEFFSVLKVAQIFKIPAYGIFIATNFCNKNAHADFVKNHVEAKKILTKYIKENM, from the coding sequence ATGTTAGTTATCTCTGCTGGAAAAAACGAAATCTTTGACTTTGCTTTGCCAATGGGTGTGGGGCTAGTTGATATGGCGATAAATTTGACAAAGTTTTTGCAAAAAAGATCGTGCGTGGGAGCAGATGAAAAGAGTATAAATTTAAAAAATATTGACCCGCACTACCTCGCAAAGATCGAGGCTAAATTTGCAAACTCATCAAACCCAGAGCTGCAAAATCTAAGCCAAAATTTGTCAAAAAATCCTGAACGAAATTTGTATCAGATGCCAGAAAAAATAGTTTTCGTTGGCTCGGCAGGTCTTTATAAAGATGGTGAAATTTTACAAATTTATGAAAGCTCGGTTGGGGCAAATATTGAAATTTCTAGCGTAGAAAATAGATCTTATTCACCAATTGAGTGTGAAATTTCTTCTATCGTTTCACGTGGAACTATCAAAATAAATTCGTCAAATTTCATAACGACAGACAAAAATTTGGCCCATAAAATGTTTGAAAAGGGCTATTTTTTAGAAAATATGGAGTTTTTTTCTGTTCTAAAAGTGGCTCAAATTTTTAAAATCCCTGCTTATGGAATTTTCATAGCGACAAATTTTTGTAATAAAAATGCACATGCTGATTTTGTAAAAAATCACGTAGAGGCCAAGAAAATTCTAACAAAATATATAAAGGAAAATATGTGA
- the hisF gene encoding imidazole glycerol phosphate synthase subunit HisF — protein sequence MNHFAKRIIPCLDVKDGRVVKGVNFVGLVDAGDPVEIAKRYNDEGADELCFLDITASHLGRDTIVDVVKKVASKLFIPLTVGGGIRTIDDISRLLNAGCDKVSLNSSAIKDPNLIDEAAKKFGSQCVVVAIDAKKIENGYSVFINGGRIDTKKDAFSWAKEVESRGAGEILLTSMDNDGVKQGFSLELTKIFSALSIPTIASGGAGKMEHFKDAFESGADACLAASIFHFGEIEIKKLKEYLKANGVEVRL from the coding sequence TTGAATCATTTTGCAAAACGTATAATCCCATGCCTTGATGTAAAAGATGGCAGAGTCGTAAAGGGTGTAAATTTCGTAGGACTTGTCGATGCTGGTGACCCAGTCGAGATAGCTAAAAGATACAACGACGAGGGTGCTGACGAGCTTTGCTTTTTGGATATCACAGCCTCTCACCTTGGTCGTGATACGATAGTTGATGTCGTAAAAAAGGTCGCAAGTAAGCTTTTTATCCCACTAACAGTTGGTGGCGGTATACGCACGATAGATGATATCTCTCGGCTTTTAAATGCGGGCTGCGACAAGGTGAGCCTAAACTCATCGGCGATAAAAGATCCAAATTTGATCGACGAAGCGGCTAAGAAATTTGGCTCACAGTGTGTCGTTGTGGCGATCGACGCTAAAAAGATCGAAAATGGTTATAGCGTTTTTATAAATGGTGGCAGGATCGATACTAAAAAAGATGCTTTTTCTTGGGCAAAAGAGGTCGAGTCGCGCGGAGCAGGGGAGATATTGCTAACGTCTATGGATAACGACGGCGTCAAGCAGGGCTTTAGTCTGGAGCTAACAAAGATATTTAGTGCGCTTTCTATACCGACTATCGCAAGCGGTGGCGCTGGTAAGATGGAGCATTTTAAGGATGCTTTTGAGTCTGGGGCTGATGCATGTTTGGCTGCTTCGATATTTCACTTTGGTGAGATCGAGATAAAAAAGCTAAAAGAGTATCTCAAAGCAAATGGCGTTGAGGTTAGGCTCTGA